Genomic DNA from Epinephelus fuscoguttatus linkage group LG14, E.fuscoguttatus.final_Chr_v1:
GGacaaactgggcccagtgagtgaccctgatcCGGGGAGCCCACTGGTTGTTCTGGTTGTTAGTGGTTGTGAACATTtaattgtggttactgtacttagtgttaGTGTAacaagaatttccttcaggataaataaagttctattgaattgaattgaactctGTTATTACATTGCACTGGATTATTCTGtcgtgtgagagtttgtaaacatttttttgatATAAGTTTGCGCTGTTGTTATAAATGCAGCCCCCCTTTCAAACCAATTCATCAAGaaatttctcagtttttggattcttcattcactgtagAGGGATGTggaaaaaacagtttatttcacaAACTCAAGGTAAAATAGGGTGAGTgattaatatacaaatgataattctgtgggtgaagtattcttttaaaagACAGTTCCCTCACTTAACTCTTTCACAGACGcagggataaaaaaaaagtgccgtTATGTCTCATTCTAACCTTTGTAGCTACAGTACAACATACAACTTTGTtcaacacagccatcaacatatctgtctgtttctgtctttgtgaatACAGACATAATATACGGTTAATGCAGCTATTAACAACAAATAATTACACTGTAGCCATGTCTATAATGATTTTCTATTGCATTACTTTttcatattatcatattttgttGTACTGTATCTGTTTATGACTTCTCACTCCTTACATTACTGTGTACCTGCTATTCAAGTGTGTCACCCTAACAACTGGAATTGAAAGGCCTTAAATATTGACCTTTGCCTGTCTGTAAAGTGAAAATGAAGCTCGGTTTTCACCTTAACTCAGTAAAGTGACTCTGAACTATTTGAGTTCTACTGCAGCGGATACCTTTCATATAGCAGGGAAACACCACCCTCCAGTGATAAAAGTTTAGCATTGCATCAAGGTGTTTCCTCAACATTTGGAGCAGTTTAAGTCTTTAATGATAGGATGGAATAATTATTTGCACATTAAATATTGCTCTAATTACTGGGAGCTatagctaaaaaaaaagcaacattttggTCTGACTTATATGGCATGAATAGattttattctctttttttccacgCAGTGAGACTGTCCATCATAATTCAGAGAATTGTTTAATAAGTCATTATAATTATGATTAATATAATGGCttattatataaatattataatgATCTCATCACTATGAGATGAGCTGTCATAATTATAAGGTGTGAGAAATATTCTTATAATTGTGCAGTGTTATAAGACactaaataattaataaaaacagcTAAGAAAATAAAAGTTGGAGGTGATTGAAATGGGTGAATACACACATAGCCGGGCTGAAATCATCATGGTGATGCTCACGTTGGCCTAAACTTATAGAGACATGGAAATTCCCTTAAGTTATACTTAtataaatatgacaatattaCTGTACATTTGTTAGCAAGCAAATTACAGTCAACTAAGTTTTGTTGGGCATGAGGTCATGTCTGCACAGCAGTAATCCAGGGTGCTGTTACAGTCTTTATCCACTAGATGGCAGGTCTGTTTCACGTCTGGCAGACAAGCCAAAAGGACACATCACTTCCCCACAATGCTGAAGACACATTCAGAAAACCAGATCATTTtccaacacaaaatattttatttgaagCACTTAGTTGTGACTGATATACATTATCCAACAGCTAATTTGTTAGCCCACTCCATATGCCTTGAACAGGAAGCCACTGCCTAACATCGCATCACTTCACTGTCCATCACAGCAGCAAATCCAAAATTACCAAATCCATACAAAATTCACAAAAATACAGCCAGCGAAATATCAAAACCACATCCATATTGTCTTAGTCACTGCCTGGAGACATCTCTAGAAACGTTATTAAAAAGCAATTTGTTCCAAGAATACATCAGCATTAGCTTCCATACAAAACTCCCACTGTGTCATTGCAGCAGCAAACAAATAATGTGAAATGTCTGAAAGAAGGAAATTTAGAGTACAATGTGCTTTGATACAAGACGAGCATGGTTTGTTAGTGTCATGACAGCAGGATATCTTGTTTGTGGACACAGTAGGAGTCACAACCTGACCTCGCTGAAACACTGGACTATCTGCTTTGACCTTTGGCCCCAGCCAGTGAAGAAATCTGCTTGCACTTGAACATGagtctgctgctgtttccttCAACACATACGGGGAGAGGCAGATAAGAGATGCATCTTTGTGTATTCTGAATGGCTGGCTTTCCCTTTACTTCCCAGAAAGTgcctgttagcagctaacatgATGCTCCTTCCTCTGAGAAAAATGACTATTGCTTTAGTTTCTTATCTTGACTGTGGTGCAGTCAGAGGGACTCTTTTTATACTGAACTTAATCCACAAAAGATGTAAAAGTGACAGTTTCATTTCAGCCTGACTGAATTGTTATTTATCTTTGGCAAGCGAGCTAAATGAAGGAATTGTGACACCCGTGAGTATGTACTATAAGCAAGATAGCACATTctgaatctaaaaataaatgttatttctgTTCTTTTATATCTAAATCTACAATTCCGATTTAAACAGATCTGAAACATATTGTTTTATATCTCTGACAAGATTGGTTTTAGCTTCCAGAGGAGTAAAAATGAGGAGTTTGCTTTGACTGAAAAAGGTCCCCTGAATTACGACAGGTACAACAAGCTGTTTAAATGCTTTGCAAAGGGAATATTTGGGTGGTACACGGCTGATACAGTTTCTATTTCAGTTTTTACTGATTATAATTTGACCTTGATTCACAGGTTTAATTCAAAGCCAGTGCAGATCAGGTTTCGAGGTAGAGCTGCAATGATCACTTCATCAACATAGAATTATCTGCAACTACTTTGATAATCAATTCATCATTTCAATAATTTTTTCTAGCAaacatgtcaaacatttgctgtctccattttttaaatgagagGATTTGAGGCTTTCCTTACCTTTAATAACAGTAAAtcaaatatctttgggttttggacttttGATTGTACATAACAAGACACTTTAAGGTATACTATGCAAGAATTGTGGTGGcttggtggtgcagtggttagtgttgttgcctcacagcaaggttTCTGGTTCAAACCTGAcctgtgtcagcgtgagttttctctgggtactccggcttcctcccacaatccaaagacatgcaggttaattggtgactctaaattgcccgcgagtgtgaatggttgtctgtctctatgtgtcagccctgtgatagtctggcgacctgtccagggtgtaccacACCTCCAGCCCAGTGtcggctgggataggctccagccccccccatTGTTGGCTACCATTTGTCAACAGTATGGCCAGCAAAAGTGAGAGTGACTTTCATAGCTTCCTCTTACAATCTGACACCTGGTTTATTCAGTCCCAACTTCACTTGCGCACTCTGCCTAAGAATGTCCCAAGCAcagcaaaataataagaaataagaaaacacaggcagagagcagagtttcTGTAGAttaatacaccaccacacacttaaAATGGGTcctaagtgatgattgagagtgATTACTTTAGCTTacacattgttatttttaagGAACATCCTGCACAGCATACCTTTAAATGTGTCTTCTTGGAGTGTGGATAGTTATTACAGCAATTTTTCATTATTATCTGACATTTTGTTGACCAACAAATTATGAAAATactcattagttgcagcccttgtTCGAGGAATACTGTATTCCTTCCAAGTCAGTTCCCATTATAGTAACTATTACATAGTATTACAGCAGACCCATCTGTATATTGTCTCATTTGCATAGAACCTGTGTTGCATCATCCATAAAGCGCACTACGACTGCTtccactctttttttttgtacaactttcaacaaaacacttgtttttgttaccaAAGTCACCAGTCAGCTATGTTCTAAATAATATCTACTGTAAATACAAAAGTGCACCAAACCAAACTGAACACaggaaatacacaaaataacctACAGTCACTGTCAGCATGTCATTATCTACAGTCAGATACAAATATTGTTGCATTCATTCAActctaaaaaaagaaagttttccTTTTAAGGCTTGACCCTGCAGACATGTTAAATCGCCatgcaaaatacacacattcCATTGAAAGCAGGCAATGAGACACTGAGATAGAAAGCTGACATTGAAGAGTGTGCACAAGGTCTTCTGCTTATTCCAGTTTCGCTATGACACATTGTGTTATTctggaccacacacacactcacacaagcacgcacacacTATGTAACTTTTTCAGGCTTTTCAGGCAAAGTgagaacaaaaggaaaaagaacGCCTTTCGCCTCCAGAGGTGCCCTCAGCGCTTCCTCGACAAAGTAGGcgttctcctcctccaccacaaaCTGAAGAGTCTGGCTTTTGTTCACACAGTAGATGCAGTTCCCGATCACGGCGCACCTGAAGGGTAAGTGACTTCCAAGCCTCTGTGATGCGCAATCGTGCCACATTTTCACTATGCTGTTGTACTTAAAGACGGTGATCCCCTGCTCGCGGTTGACGTCAAAGCGGTAAATGAAGCTTTTGAAAGCCACCATGTCAGTTGACTTCTTCCTGCTGTTGTTGTAGGGGCACTCCTGCCACTCGTCCCTCTTGGTGTCATACTTCAGAAGGCGGTAGAAGAGTGAGCCTCCTGAAACGTAAAGTTCTCCGCCGCAGGTTGTGGCTTCGTGAGCCACTGCGAAGGCTCCCTTGGGCAAAGGGGCGACCGTGGTCCAGCGGTCCATGCGAGGGTCATATTTTTccactgtaaacaaacattctCCTCCAATGGCGTACAAGTAGCCATCCATCGACACAAGCTTTAGCTGGGCACGAGCTTGTGTCAGAGGTCTGACCTCAGACCAGCGGTTGGTTATGGGGTTGTAACAGAAGACCTTGTCTGAAACCTTGCCCTTGTCCCCGTAGCCCTTTATCCCCCCTGCCACAAACAGGTAGTTATACATGGTGCAGATACCGCACCCTTTAGTGTTTATGTCCTCAGGCATTGCAGTTAAAGGTCTCCAGTCATTTGCTGTTTCGTTAAAGTAGCAAATCATATGACTCTCCTCCAAGGACCCAACCGACAACGGGCTCTGTGGTCGGCTGCCGCAGCGGCTCGGTGGTCGGCTCCCAACGCGATCAAACACATCATTTATCTCTGCCACCATCAGAGTCTGCCTCCCCTCCATTCTCTTCTTTAGGATCAGATCCCGCTCAGACCCATTCAGGCGCCCGTACACGGCGGGGTCCTTTAGGATCTGGAGGAAGTTGTCGCTCATGAATCCATAGGCAGTCTCCTTCAGTTCACTAAGGCGCTGCTTCTTGGCGATGGTCAGAATCTCGTAGCAGTTCTCTGGAGTGATCTGTTCGGACATGGAGTCCATGGCCGCCTGGACAGCGCAggggatctggaggattttagCCCCTGTGATGACATCTACAACGTTGCCCTTGGAAACATTCATCTTAGAAGTGTAAACATAGTCTATTAAAGTAGACAGAGTCTTGTAACTCACTCCCTTCACTTTCAGGATGTCTCGTGACAGACGTGCTTTGAAGTAGTCGCTCTTCTCTGCCAGGACAGCCTTGTGAGCGCTGATCGTCTGCCCGCCGACTTCGATGACTAAATCAGGCTCTTTCTGAGACTGAGTATTCTCGGCTTCCTGGCTGCTGTCCCTGCACTCGAGGTTCGATTTTAGGACTGACCAATCCGTTTCCTGTTTGGCTTGGCTGGGCGAGCTCACGGAGGAATCTGCACTGTAAGACACTTTAGCTCTGGCGCCATTGTGAATCTCACTGCTTGCACAGTTTTGTTGCGTGCCAGCAATGTGATTGGACACAGCAGTGTCAGCATGACGAGGGACATCCGGAGCTCCCTTATCATTGGAGAGGTGATCACCTCTCGAGATGTACGAGCCGTTGCCTTTCTGGTGGTCTATGTGATTATTCTCCATCAGTCTTCCATCCAGCAGGTATTCCTTCTCGAATGCTGGAGGGGGGCTGAAATCCTGATTGTCCTGCAGGAATCCTTGGACGTAACCTTGACATAAATTTCCATCCTTGTCAGACGGCGTGACAAGGTCAGGGTTCACAGCATGGAGGATGACATCAGCCTCCACAGTGATTGTCCCTCCTCCCTGCCTGCAACCCTCGTTCATCCTGACGTGCTCACTGGTGATGGGGGACAGCGTCTTCACCGATCATGCTGAGTGGAAGAAGAGTGGACGAACTTGTGATTACCTGCATGAGGGGGAAATAAGAAGGGAATTTAACCAGGCCCaaaggaggagggggaaaaGGGAGTCTTCAGGCTGCAAATACCTCTTTATTCTCTAAGGGGCGCCCTTTCTCTAATAACAAACAGCTTGGAAACCTTGAAATTTACAGGAAAAAATTACTTTGCGCTGCCATTGCCAACTCTGCTGTGTAATACACATCAGCATTAATGTGTCATCACTTCATTCAAACCAACTGCAGCTGCACTGTCTGATGTAAAAACATCTACATCTTAACAAGGAAACGGAAGCAATCCCAACATACAGCTTCCTGCATACAGCATGACCTACTGCAATGATCACCCTGCCTGTCCATTATTTGTGGTAATCTGGAGGCATTCAGAGCGCATGCGCAAATGGTGTTGCGCTGATGGAGGAATTAATCTCTAATATGACTGAGAAAGGGCGTTTGAAATCATATGAAAACTCATGTCTGTTGTTTAAGACGTCCTCAGACAACGTCGGACAAAGCTCATTTATTCGAATCAAGGAGCAGTAGATAGGTAATTTAAACAAATTATTATCCATATATAAGCATTTATGTCTATTAACAGTGCAATGTGACCTACCTGCGTTTCCCCGCTGTGATTTAACAGCTCGGCACCAGCAGTTTCTCTGCCAGTCCCTCCACAAAGCTCAGTTACGTAAGGCAGTCGCAATCCTGATGAACCAGCCAGGCTGTGCTCTCCTGCGCGAGTTTACTTCACCGATATAAATCCAGCTGCTTTATCCCATCCGTTCACCTTCTCTCCATCGACCCCTCTCTCTCAACTGGTTGTTTCATCCGCTCCCGCTCTGACAAACCTCCACGGGGGGTTTTTTAGTGGTGGCGGTGGAGGCGAGGCAGGCGGAGGGACGATCAAACAGTCATTTCAGGTCGCACCTCCTTCTGATCAGCGCGACGCCAACTAATTTCCTCCGGTGGAAGAGGCGGGGAGCTGCTGCGCACGGTCAGCTGCGTCTTCCTCCAGGAAGCTGGAGCTGTCCAGCGTGGGCAGCGGAGGTACTACTGGAGATCTCGGACTctgatttttgttgtctttttttttttttttttttttaacagttgacTACAGTGAGGCGGTCATCATTGATCTAAACCACGCCCCCTTCCGTCGGTATTAACCCTACACTCAACAGCAGGAGGCTCCATCTGTTGTGCGCGCAAAGGACGCATCCCAGAGATGCGACATGCCTTTACGCATCATCCCAATCCTGGGTACCACTATGGGTGGGGGGGGTTAGGGGATTAAATATGGGGAAAatccctctcccctccctctgcttacacacacatacaccaaacCAACCTTTATTATAAAAAAGCATGCCCTTTATGTAAAATATAAAGAATAACACTGGcacacatcaaaataaaattaaacacaaGACTGTCTGAGCCCCCAAAGGGATTTTATATAACACTAACACTATTCTAAAATGCATGAGCCAGTTTATCACAATCTGCAGCACTGACAGATTGCTCTCTAAAGTAAACTGTGAGTGTAAACTTCAGGCAACCCCAAGACAGCTTAACAATGCCCTGAAAATATGAGTCATATTTCCATTTTGGAAATATCATCACCATTTCTGACCAACTCCTACATATGAGAGATACAATCAAAATGCAGCATATTTGTGTAGTAGAAGCTTTAATAATGTGATTCATATGGAAAAGTATCCTCAGAGTTTCTACAGTGATAAACAAGGAACACAAGGCCAGTGCACTCAACATGTGAAAAGGCCTGATTAGAAatagtgcagcagcagcaacacacgTTTTCACCCAGGGTCTGTGACCTCTCTGCCATGGAGACTGCGTGTCTTAACAACTGGCCTTCAGATATAAAAATAGAGAGGAGCCACCGCAAGGGCATCGCACAACTATCAGCCCTGGGAGATTAGAGGGCATTCAGCTGGGAAGGTTTTAATGCCAGATATTCTGAAAACAAAGACTCAGCAAGGACTGATAGACAAAATGAGAGGTCTCCGTGGAAATGTCAGGGTCAGAGGGAAGAACAAAAGACTTCCAGTTGCAGAGCTGTCTAAATATGCGACAACACCCAGCCAAACTGATAACTGGGTAACTTGGTTGCTACAGTAAGGCGTTGCTGCAGTTTACTTATAGTTAATAAATACAAGCCAGTATTCAGTTACAGAAGTTAAATATTATCTTAGGTTCAAGTCAGCATACTTACTAGCAAATAATCAGATCGGATGATATTTGGGATCAGCCCAGGGTGCCGTGGATTGCAGCATGAGAACATCTCTAACCTGGGATCGTCTTATCTATTTTTGTTAGAACTGACAATAGTGAAACATGTGCAACAGTGGGAGTGGGCGTTTCATGAGAGAAAAAGCCTTGACCCTCTCTGTTCAGCAGAAGGAGAAATGAGCAGTGAAATCCCGGAAGAGCTGTATCAGGCTCAGTTCCTGCAGCCCCTCAGGCACATTTCTAGTCCCAGCATGCACTGATGGCTGCTCACAGGCAGAGTGGAGAAGTACAAGGTTAGATCGAACACACTAACACGTCTTCCTCCCGCATCTTTTAATATGATTTAACTGTTTGGTTAAATCAGTAATGGGTGCTTTATGAACATGCCAACTCATTTGCATTTGGTTCAGCTGGAAGTTTGCCACAAATATAGCGGAGATGTTGCCGTAAAGTTGATGTATATTTCCCAGGAAGAGAATCATCAATTCAATAAAACTACTGAATGATAATAAGATCAGATAAGAGGATATTCCAGTAAAAAGTGCAGATGTAAACTCACAAAGTAGTACACAAGGATGCTCAGTAAAACAGTTTATGATTTTGTTAATACACATAACAGAAGTACAAATTGTGACAAAAGTAtaaagcttttttctttttttaaatatccttATGTGAGACAAAAAGACAGATTGGGGGGAAAAACTCTCCTGGTGATAACAACTTTTTCATCCCTTTATGAATAGAAACCTGGCCAGCCAGAGATTCTCATCAAACCTTCCCTAACTAATTCAGTCATCAGTATTTCACCTTCTCCATCACTTTCCTCTGTTAACAGAATGGTAGCAGCACTGAGCTGGTCCAATAGCGAAAAGACTCGATTCCATATAAACACATGCCTTTTCTCTGACCCTAAAACTCATTCACATGTAATCCTGAGTTGTCATACTTCATATTTACAACTCCAGCCTGGACAGATGATCTAAGGTCTGGCCAAAACCTAATCCTAATCTTAATAAAACTTTTATGTAACAGACTCAAAGCCCCATCGTTACCTTATACGCCTTTCAAGCAGGACAAGTCTCATTTGTTCTCAACACTGATTTGAATACTGCAGTCCTTTACAGTCAAACACTAGAGAGTAATGTATTAGCCATGTTACGGAACAATAACCAACTTTGTCAGGGGGTGAAAATTAAGACCGTTCAGTGATTTCAAACAAGTATATCCTTAATAAGTACAGTACATCCTTTAACTGGTCCTCAGGGTGTTGTTTGCTCCGTCAAGCTTAATGATTGAGTGGTTATATTGATCCTTTCTTTACTTTAATGGTAGGAGACATCATTAGAAACATCGCTGGAGCATTGTGGAGTGCTTGATGCACTTCTGGTTTCAGTTTTGATTGATCCCAAATATTCTGTTAAGGCAAATATCCTTGTGAGAGTTGTGTGCAGCACTTCTGTTGTAacctgaaagagacagagaataCATGTGAGACCCTTTTTTCTACTGGTGATTAACATGTTTATGTTATTTTTAGCATACCGAGGTGCCCGTGGTGTCACATGTTGAGTAAGGGGATCTGCCAGATCATGATGGTCGAGGTGGTGTCCTCATGGCGAGACTGTTTGGTCTTTTTGTTGACCTTGCGGTGCCCCAAACCGCCAGACACCACCAGCAAAGAGCTGACATCCACCTTGCTGGTCCGACGGCCCTTCTGGTGATGGGCCGGGTCATGGAGCATGTCATAGAGGGCTCCGTCCTCAGGCCCGTGCTCCAAGGAGCCCTGGGATGGTGCTAGGGAGCCGCAGGATGAAGAGGACATGGAGTCCTGGAGAGCCATTGTAGTGCAGCCCACCTCTCCCAACCACACACCCCGTCCCTGAGGGGGAGTCGGTGCTGAATCTGAGGGGGGCTGGGTGTTCTCCCCCTCATCTGTCTCTGTTGGCTGGACTGAGGTGGGAGGAGTGGAGGATGACGGGCCAGAGGGCCGGTTACACACTGCAGCGGCCACGCTGAGGAACTTGACTGGACCGCTGTGAGCGTGTAAGGACACCATACCACGACCTGAAAACAGGTACAGCCACTTTAATATTCAGCCAGGACATTTTACACACTTCAGTGTATATTTGTGGACATCTATCACCTGTATACATATCTGGCAACTGAAAGTGTTATTCCCAACActtttaaatgtctgttttgCCCCTGATGCAATGTCTTGCATGACTTGCTGATGTTCTCTgtattacatcataaaattaaTATCTTTGGGTTAAGCCTTTTGGTTGGAAAAAAGCAGCTTTTCATAGTCTAaatcagtcagtacgtttacatgacatcagagaaaatcgATTTGTTGTGTTAGTCCTactaaaaccaaactttttaaatacatgtaacCATGTAAGTCCGTGTGAAATCGTATTAAATCGAACTTCTCAAAGTCGGACTACCACATGCAGATAATTCGACTGGGAGTCAAATTActtctgcatgtatacagtcggTCAGtgtccaccctggg
This window encodes:
- the LOC125901133 gene encoding kelch repeat and BTB domain-containing protein 11 → MNEGCRQGGGTITVEADVILHAVNPDLVTPSDKDGNLCQGYVQGFLQDNQDFSPPPAFEKEYLLDGRLMENNHIDHQKGNGSYISRGDHLSNDKGAPDVPRHADTAVSNHIAGTQQNCASSEIHNGARAKVSYSADSSVSSPSQAKQETDWSVLKSNLECRDSSQEAENTQSQKEPDLVIEVGGQTISAHKAVLAEKSDYFKARLSRDILKVKGVSYKTLSTLIDYVYTSKMNVSKGNVVDVITGAKILQIPCAVQAAMDSMSEQITPENCYEILTIAKKQRLSELKETAYGFMSDNFLQILKDPAVYGRLNGSERDLILKKRMEGRQTLMVAEINDVFDRVGSRPPSRCGSRPQSPLSVGSLEESHMICYFNETANDWRPLTAMPEDINTKGCGICTMYNYLFVAGGIKGYGDKGKVSDKVFCYNPITNRWSEVRPLTQARAQLKLVSMDGYLYAIGGECLFTVEKYDPRMDRWTTVAPLPKGAFAVAHEATTCGGELYVSGGSLFYRLLKYDTKRDEWQECPYNNSRKKSTDMVAFKSFIYRFDVNREQGITVFKYNSIVKMWHDCASQRLGSHLPFRCAVIGNCIYCVNKSQTLQFVVEEENAYFVEEALRAPLEAKGVLFPFVLTLPEKPEKVT